Genomic window (Neurospora crassa OR74A linkage group VI, whole genome shotgun sequence):
CTCAGATGGCCGGGACACTCACCGCACGTGGTCATGAAGATGTACCCAATCACAAACGGCATTTGACTCTTGTCATTGAGGTAGCCGCTGCCGAAGATCTGCGATAGACGTTGATGGTTCTTCTCCTTAACCAGCTTCATCATCTCCCAACATGACTTGTGGAGTGTCAACCAAGGGAACGACATCTCCGTAACTTCCGCGTGGAGAGCCATAACTGCCGCCTGAATAAGTTCATCCGGTCGCAGGTACTCCTCGCGCTTCTTGCCTTTGGCCTCCAACGTACGTTTCTTCTCAATAACCTTCTGGTCCTCTTCATCGATCTGCCACATGAGCAAGTTTCCTTTGCCCAGTTCGCCCTTAGCCTCGAACCCGCTACGGGACACAATGTCGTGGATATTCTCGGGCGTCCAGGGAACCTCGGTGCGCTTCAGATACTTCTCCACAAAGATGGATGAAACTGGTAGGCCTTTCTTGAGACCACGCGGGACCCCAGCGGCCCCCATCTGGAGTACGAAGGTCTCAAGGTACTTCTTGCGAGTCTTCGGGGCGATTCCTCCAGGAAAGAAGCTGGAATCAGGGAGAAGGGCCTGGGCCATTTCCAAGTCTGGCCAAAAGTGAGGATCAACCAGCTTCTCGTTCTGGAGCGCAGAGTAGAGATGGGTGGTGTACTGGATGGATCCCCAAGCGTTTGCAGCGTCGAAGCCAATGGAGTACATATCCCCTCGGTAACTGAGCAGGTTAAGGCCGGCAAGGACTGGAGAGTAGTCCAGGATTCGGTTCGGCCTCATAGACGATGCAATCGGTATCTTGTTTCGGCGATAGTAGCTAACCTTGCACTGGTAGACGGGGTCTGCCACAATCTCCTGCCCTTGCTTGATCACCAACCGCAGCATGTCATCCATGCGTTCGGGCCAGTTCTTGATCCGCAACTTGCTCTTCTTGTGGTAGTCGAGGTGATCCTTGAGGGTTTGACTGAGGTGCTTTATCTCGTTTTGCATGAACTTGGATCCTTGCGAAACATCGGCTCTGAGCAGGTGATGAATGTCAAGGAAGGTCTGGGAGGCAAAGACCAGTGAGAATGAAATTTTGCCTGTCCTGTCCATCTCTCGCACTCCGCGCATGAATTCGTCCTCGACGGGATAGCTGGGAATCATGCGGGTAACAACCGTTAGCTCGCTCAGAAACTCCATGAGGAGGATCTGATCTTCCTTGAACTTTGCGTGTCCAGGCAGGTTATCCCGGTTTTTGGTGGGATCATAGTGGCCCATGACGCCTTCCCTGATAATGGGCAAATGGTCTGGCGAGAGAACGTCGAGGAAAGAAAGCAGACAGCGATGGGCGTTGATGAAGCACTCATCAGCAAGATCATACATGTTGTAGTTGAAGTTATCCGACGCATCGTCAGAGAAGAcgctgttgatgttgtagCCCTTGCGAAGACAACAAGCGAGGAAGAACTTGTGTTGCACACCCCAGGTAGCCCCCTCAAAGTTCTTGAAGCTGGGCTCGGCCTCGTCAATGATGCCGCGGGCCAAAGCGAGAGCGGTGTCGGTAGCAACAGCTGCCGCTGCAAGGTCGAAGAGGCCCTTCTGGTAGTTCTCCCATATCCAGCGGATGGTGGCCCGGATGCGGGCAAGGTCGTTCATCATGATGGTATAAGTGAACAAAACATCTTCGAGCTCAGCGAGTGTCTCAGCTTCGTAGATGGTCTTGTCTTCTGTCGGCTGGGCGGGTCTCTCAACATCAGGAGCATCCAGGAAGGCCTGCGAGGGCTCTTGGACGGCCAAGCCAGCAAATCTGTTGCTGATTTCATCCGACTTAGCAGCCTTGACCTTCGTTGAAGTGGAGGCTTTGCTAGACATGCGAGGGAGGAGGGCTTCTCGGACCTTCTTCAGGACCTCAACAAAGTGGCGATGCTTCAAATCGCCTTTGGTGTCCGGTCCAACACCATGCTCGGCCAAACGTTCACCGAAGCCGGAGCGATTGGAGATGACACGATTGATGGTGGCCACAAAGTTATCGGGAACGGCAATGGCCGGGTCCGCGGTGTCGGCAATGTGCTTTGCCAACTTGGGATAATCCGATATGGCCACAATGTACTTGGAGACACCGTGAATGGCCTTCTTCGTGGCTTGGACGGCTGCGCTAGCAGCTTTGCGcgccttgcccttcttccgGCCGCTACTGGAGGACTTTGCGGAGAGTGACGAAGCGTCCGAGGTGTCCCAGGAACCCGACTTGAGTTGGTCGGCAGGGAACCCGCATTTCTTTGCTGTCGAGGCAAGCCATGCTGCCACTGCGTCGGTGTCCTTCTTGTACTCAAGGTACTCGCTCTTCAGCGGGAGGGGTAGCATTTTGCTCGTCTAGTCGTGGTGTTGGCCGTGGACGActagaaaaagaagaggaggaggaggagatgtgAGGTGATGGGAGAAGGTGGAAGGGCCGCGAGCACAAGACAGGTCAGCTCTCTTGCGTTGTTGGGTGCTTTTGTGCCGTTTGCTCCTGCCCGCTCCGTCAGGTGAAGTGTCTTATGGGCTGATTCCACTTGTCGGTCCGTTTGCCGGGCCGTTGCAGGCCTTTGGAAATGGTTAGAACATGAGCGTATGTATTTTGggacgaggaaggagcgaTCCGATGTAAGATCATATCCCACAGGGACCGGAGGTACATCAAGGATGACCCCACCTCAGTTACCTACAGTTTGGGGAATACTTACCCTACTTCGAGCATCGTGAAGTGCTTGGCGTCTTTCAGCGTCGTCGCGTCTCTGGCACTAACTGAACACGGCTTGGTGTGCATCCGACCTTCAGGTCTTCACACAGGCATCATATCTTCACAACAAGGTGTACCTTGCGAAAATATATCATCTTGTGCTTTCCTGGGCCAAGAGTCGAATAATGCCTAAAAAGGTGTGACTAAAAAAACACACAATGGATGACTAGCGCAAAGCTCGAGGTTGGCAAGTCAGGCTGTGATCGGAACGCAGCAGACACCCGAAGAGCTGGAAATACATGAGGGATCAGTGTTCGAGTTGCAAAGCTCCTGTCCTCGTCATGTAAGTGAACGTCAACTGGGGGCCATGAGGACCTTGGCTACTAACTTCATGCTGTACTATGGCGCTTCGACTCCTGCTCTAGCGCAAGGAACCGAATGTGTGAGTCAACCGGAAGGGCAATTGGCAATGAGCTCATCGAAGATACCGCAGATCGGTTGATTGCGCCGTGTCGAATGCTGCTCGGATGTGGGTGGCTGGCAACAGGAAGCCACAAGACATAGATGAAAGAAGTGAGAGGGCGAGACTGACCTTTCGGGATCGAACAAGACGTTGAGCGTCCGGTACCTGCGACCCTATCATCAGTCCCATCCCCTCCCCGTTCCCCTGTCCTTCAACCACAGATCACCGCGTGAAAAGACCGGTcccaaaaaaagaaccaaacAAAAATATTCATTGTCCATCATGCCTCCATTCGGGTATCATCTAACCATTCCACATGACTTTTATCTGCCAAAAAAGCACCACCTCTTTCGTCTTctttcatccttcttctttgcccGCTTCATTTCTtactcatcatcaacctcaaaaACTCATCCTCGTCCACTCCCCCCTTCCCACTCGCATCAAACTCTTCAATCATGGCCGTGATATCCGCATCCGGTATGTTATTCCCCACCTGCTTGCTCACCCTCCTCAGATCGTCCTGCGTGATCATGCCCTTGCCGTCTATATCGAACAGCCTGAACGCGCGACGGAGCTCCTCCTTGGGGTCGCGCTGCCGAATTAGTGTCCCCGCAATCGCCTGCGCCGTCGGTAGGTTGAAGAGCCGGTAGACGGGCGGACACTCCTGGTCAAGCGGCCAGTTGGCGGGCTTTTGGCCGTGGCGGATCAACAAGTCGAAAGTCTGTGCTTTGGGCAGCTCGAAGCCGAGGGCGCGGAGGACGAAGCGGAATTCTTCGTAGGAGAGGAGGCCGTCTTTGTTGGAGTCGAAGAGGTCGAACTGACGAGTTGGCAAAGGGGTGTTAGCTGGTTGGTATttggggggtggtggtgtgtgtCGGCCGTAGAAGGCAAAGCGGTTGCGCAGCAACATGACATGTATGTGAATGGCAAAAATAGCAGGGgtgaaagtaaacaaaggaaagagggagaagacaGAGAGGTTGGCACGTACAGCTTCGCCAACTCGCGTTTTCTGCTCGTCGGACAGTTTGTTAAAGTCTTCCCTCCCGGGGATGGTGTATTGTATCGTGCGCTGTGAAGATGCCATGGCGAGTTTGTGTGTCTTGAATGGTTTTGAACTCGAATGTTCGGTCTGGATGGTCGCGGATGGTGCAGTGGTGTGTGATCAATTCCCAGTCACAAGAGCGACGGACTGATTGCTGGGCGCAAGACGGAATACGAGAGACGCGCGCGTAGCGAGGAATTGGATTGTGCGACTGAAAATTGGCGAAATACGGTCGCGAGAATTCTTTGGCTATTGGCGACAGAAAGCGCAATGGATCGGAGATGTGAAGCTAGGAGAAAgaccttgtcgtcgtcgatgcatgttgttgttgttgttgtctctGGCTTGTGTCGTCGGTGTGGATGGATAGCCCCCGGTCAGTGGATGGGGGGGCTGTCCAGGCGCTGTCACGGTGGGTGATCTTTGGTGAACGCGTTCGAGCTGCCAGCTTCCCGTCAGTCCTCTTCGGCTTTCATTGATTTGGTCCGCCCGGCTCGCCAAGTGACCCATGCTCCTTTCCTTGGTTCCTCCTCGGTCTGAGCCGCTCCCGGCTGGCATCAAGATCAACAACGGCCCCACTGAAAAGTGCAACAACCGATGGCTGCACTTCTGCTGCAGGCGCAACGCTCCCCGAAATTCCAATTGACAGTTTGACTCTCAACCAACCGAACTCGATTTGCGCAACGGGACGTCCCGAGCCATCTTAATCACGAATATGCAGTCCCtcgggaaaagaaagagaagcgaggaggatgacgtcGAAAAGGTTTTTGCCAAGTACTGGGGCGAGCTGCACCACGCCCTCAAAGTCGCCAAAGGCTTTGAGAGACAGCGCCAGTCCAAGCGACTCCACGACCGAAGCACACCACAGGACAAGAAGGCCAGGATAGAAAATGAAATTGTTGTTCTCAAGTCCCTCGACCTCTACCAAGCCGCCCATGCCCACCTCtgcttctccctccttcgcATCAAGCGCATTGCCGAATGCCCCAACCTCCCCGAGGCCGTGAAGCGCGGCGTCTCCAAGCCAGTGCTCACCGATGAAGAACGAACTGCGCTGCACAACGTTACGAGCGCCCTCTGCGCTCGCCAAGAGGTCCGCACCGTCACCGACAAGGCGATTACGGGGATATGCAAGGCCATGGGCATCGAGCCTcctgagaagaagggcaagaagggcaagaaccAACACAAGGAGAGGGACGAGTCAAAGACCAACGAGGCCAAGACAAATGGAGACAACAAGACGGCCAAGGataagaaggaggtggaggaaaagaaggacaaCAAGCTAGACAGGAAGtccaaggaaaaggaggagaaggacgacaaggaaaaggaaaagacaaAGACCGAGAAGCCCGCAAATAAGGAAGCGGTAACAGAAGAAGGCTtggacgacaacgacgacgacgacgaaaaaCCAGTCaatgacgaagaggaagagaagattcTCTCCAAATACGACGACTTGCTCGGTGGCTCGTCCTCCGATTCGGACGcagatgacgaggaagatgacgagaGATTTGCTTCCAAGGCTGCGGTCAAGAAGCGTCCTATCGCAAAGGAACTTGATCCGATGGAGATTacagatgatgaggatggaggCTACGGCGATGACGGAGACCTAGACCCCATGGAAATTACCGACGACGAAGCCGACGACGGCGGCTCGGAACAAAATGGCGACGGTTCCGACGACGAATTCGAAGGGTTCAGTGACTCGGAGGACGAAGGATCAGCCACCAATCCCCAAGAAGAACAGcccgaagaagacgacgacgatgatgaaaaCTCGGACAACAGCGGCATCGACGCCGCCCcttcaaagaagaagagcaagtcctcctcatcatcaaccgccAAGACGGAAAAACT
Coding sequences:
- a CDS encoding centrin 3, with the translated sequence MASSQRTIQYTIPGREDFNKLSDEQKTRVGEAFDLFDSNKDGLLSYEEFRFVLRALGFELPKAQTFDLLIRHGQKPANWPLDQECPPVYRLFNLPTAQAIAGTLIRQRDPKEELRRAFRLFDIDGKGMITQDDLRRVSKQVGNNIPDADITAMIEEFDASGKGGVDEDEFLRLMMSKK